A window of Ignicoccus hospitalis KIN4/I contains these coding sequences:
- a CDS encoding transglutaminase-like domain-containing protein: protein MRFIVALVTLAIAYFMLNSLEPLNAGALVAGGRVEVPYSWDVSGPRVVLASVSPPDAKWLRVASFSVYTGDAWVKGDEELSGKLGGAEYKISVTPYAIMLYPAMPVPQPAPGYTPQGQGLTKIKDEFRSDSFVIKVRVEYGAPFPYGEYPELGYRVSSLLGEPKGWSTPRVQALAAQLLERFRDKTLRELLGYLTSWLRDNYRYALRYSGTPAGDAADWFLFVSKTGMCVHFATAAAVLLNDMGIRARVVYGFANSYVNDGLRVFTTPTHLWVEVWTPSGWVPWDPSPPLTLASASGTPLQRSAPQAQTIQELGGGRGASARTAPPALRTNPLELLVMISALLLVSIYAAPLKGWLVAWPLAFRRCVERVYGAKGLTLREVAEITGIKELEHAQREYLLEGKWPRRGVLKALRWCLARWARRTRYRRR from the coding sequence ATGAGATTCATAGTAGCCTTAGTGACTTTAGCTATTGCATATTTCATGTTGAACTCGTTGGAGCCCTTGAACGCCGGCGCGTTAGTGGCTGGAGGGAGGGTGGAGGTACCCTACTCTTGGGACGTAAGCGGGCCGAGGGTGGTCTTGGCGTCCGTGTCCCCTCCGGACGCCAAGTGGCTCAGAGTAGCTTCCTTCAGCGTTTACACGGGCGACGCTTGGGTTAAGGGCGACGAAGAGCTCTCCGGCAAGCTAGGCGGCGCGGAGTACAAGATCAGCGTGACGCCCTACGCGATAATGTTGTACCCCGCGATGCCGGTGCCGCAGCCCGCGCCGGGCTACACGCCCCAAGGACAAGGGCTCACGAAGATCAAAGACGAGTTTAGGAGTGACTCTTTCGTGATTAAGGTAAGAGTGGAGTACGGGGCCCCGTTCCCCTACGGGGAATACCCGGAGCTCGGTTACAGGGTCTCCTCCCTCTTGGGCGAGCCGAAGGGTTGGTCGACGCCGAGGGTTCAAGCGCTAGCCGCGCAGCTCCTCGAGAGGTTCAGAGATAAAACGCTTAGAGAGCTCCTAGGGTACTTGACCTCGTGGCTCCGGGACAACTACCGGTACGCGCTGCGCTACTCGGGGACCCCGGCGGGGGACGCAGCGGACTGGTTCCTCTTCGTCTCTAAGACTGGGATGTGTGTTCACTTCGCGACGGCGGCTGCGGTCCTCCTCAACGACATGGGCATTAGGGCCCGCGTGGTTTACGGCTTCGCCAACAGCTACGTCAACGACGGCCTTAGGGTATTCACTACTCCAACTCACCTCTGGGTGGAGGTCTGGACGCCCAGCGGCTGGGTGCCTTGGGATCCCTCCCCGCCGCTGACCCTAGCGAGCGCCTCCGGCACCCCCTTACAGCGCTCGGCTCCTCAAGCTCAAACAATCCAAGAGCTGGGAGGAGGGAGAGGAGCGAGCGCGAGGACCGCTCCGCCGGCCCTCCGTACAAACCCCTTGGAGCTGTTGGTAATGATATCAGCGCTCTTGTTAGTTTCGATCTACGCAGCCCCCCTGAAGGGTTGGCTCGTCGCGTGGCCCTTGGCGTTCAGGAGGTGTGTCGAGCGGGTTTACGGCGCGAAGGGGCTCACCCTTAGGGAGGTGGCCGAGATCACCGGCATAAAGGAATTGGAACACGCCCAGAGGGAGTACTTGCTGGAGGGCAAGTGGCCGAGGAGGGGCGTTTTGAAGGCCCTAAGGTGGTGTCTGGCCCGGTGGGCGAGACGCACCCGTTACAGGCGGCGGTGA
- a CDS encoding Rossmann-like domain-containing protein, which yields MNVLSNALLATLKSVLSQYSSSRVEDYCLCRKLSYALVDGRMGFAFLPECEGLTEVVEPKAYVRKVFSLAWKGEAETSLALATMSALTHKWIDEGGEVDFDSTSLIDVVDIKKGDKVIMIGYMRRVLDEIVERGARVILYEDNYRLRCEAKQLGVEAYPGSYVLLEDSAEVVIATGASLLDPRGPYVLDKVSAKEKVLLGPTATVHPYFAKLLGATRVGGSYVPKESQEKVLSAIKAGYGYHKLVKLGLIKRWFAKAS from the coding sequence TTGAACGTCCTCTCCAACGCGCTCCTGGCCACGCTTAAGTCGGTTCTTTCCCAGTATTCTTCCTCCCGTGTAGAGGACTACTGTTTATGTAGAAAGTTGAGCTACGCACTCGTTGACGGACGCATGGGCTTCGCGTTCTTGCCGGAGTGCGAGGGCTTGACAGAGGTCGTGGAGCCAAAAGCGTACGTGAGGAAGGTCTTTTCCCTCGCTTGGAAGGGGGAGGCAGAGACCTCGCTCGCGCTGGCGACTATGTCAGCCCTCACCCACAAATGGATAGACGAGGGAGGTGAAGTGGACTTCGACTCGACGTCGTTAATCGACGTGGTGGACATTAAAAAAGGAGACAAGGTAATAATGATAGGATACATGAGGAGGGTCCTAGACGAAATAGTGGAGAGGGGGGCGCGAGTGATATTGTACGAAGACAACTACAGGTTGCGCTGCGAGGCCAAGCAGCTCGGGGTAGAAGCCTACCCCGGCTCTTACGTTTTACTGGAGGACAGCGCAGAGGTTGTAATAGCCACCGGGGCCTCCTTGCTAGACCCTCGGGGGCCTTACGTCTTAGATAAGGTTTCGGCCAAGGAGAAGGTCTTGTTGGGGCCTACCGCCACCGTTCACCCGTACTTCGCGAAGCTCTTAGGGGCCACCCGCGTGGGCGGCAGCTACGTCCCGAAGGAAAGTCAAGAAAAGGTGTTGAGCGCCATAAAGGCCGGCTACGGCTACCACAAGCTAGTCAAGCTTGGGCTGATCAAGAGGTGGTTCGCCAAAGCCTCTTGA
- the rrp42 gene encoding exosome complex protein Rrp42, which produces MSITPFNVPIVPKLKRDTILSLAKRGTRIDKRRLDQYRPIKITLGVGGKAHGSALVEIGNTKVLAGVKVEVGKPFKDVPDAGVLNVNAELLPLASSEFEPGPPDENAIELARVIDRALREPGVIDLKELVLIPGEKVLVVWLDVYVLDHDGNLFDASMLASMAALLDTRYPEYVVREDGSVEVDEANKRPLPIANKVVSVTLNVLENLFMVDPTLEEEVVADGKIVFAFDERGRLVGLQKSGPAWLDLDKSTTAFNLAYSKYKELLEVLEKSLAER; this is translated from the coding sequence ATGTCCATAACGCCGTTTAACGTCCCTATCGTGCCCAAGCTGAAGAGGGATACCATACTGTCCCTCGCCAAGAGGGGGACGAGGATAGACAAGAGGAGGCTCGACCAGTATCGGCCAATCAAAATAACGCTAGGCGTAGGTGGGAAGGCCCACGGGAGCGCTTTGGTAGAGATAGGCAACACCAAGGTTCTAGCCGGCGTAAAGGTCGAGGTGGGGAAGCCCTTCAAGGACGTCCCGGACGCCGGGGTGCTTAACGTAAACGCCGAGCTGCTCCCGCTGGCCTCCTCGGAGTTCGAGCCGGGCCCGCCGGACGAGAACGCGATAGAGCTGGCGAGGGTCATAGACCGCGCTCTGAGGGAGCCCGGAGTGATAGACTTGAAGGAGTTAGTCCTCATACCCGGCGAGAAAGTATTAGTAGTGTGGTTGGACGTTTACGTGCTCGACCACGACGGCAACTTGTTCGACGCATCCATGCTAGCGTCCATGGCCGCGCTGTTAGACACTAGGTACCCAGAATACGTCGTCCGGGAGGACGGGAGCGTGGAGGTAGACGAGGCCAACAAGAGGCCGCTACCGATAGCTAACAAGGTGGTTAGCGTAACGCTGAACGTGCTCGAGAACTTGTTTATGGTAGACCCGACGCTGGAGGAAGAAGTGGTGGCGGACGGGAAGATAGTCTTCGCGTTCGACGAAAGGGGGAGGTTGGTGGGACTACAGAAGAGCGGGCCCGCTTGGCTGGACTTGGATAAGAGTACCACTGCCTTCAACTTGGCCTACTCCAAGTATAAGGAGCTGTTGGAGGTCCTAGAGAAGAGCTTAGCGGAGCGCTGA
- the rrp41 gene encoding exosome complex exonuclease Rrp41: MMKEPPVPLIVDGKRHDGRGPADLRPLEMKVGVLYNADGSAWLRIGGTEVVAAVYGPREPPMRGMVLPDRAVIRCRYHMAPFSTDERKNPAPSRREIELSKVIREALEATILTHLFPRTIIDVFIEVIRADGGTRTAALTAASLALADAGIPMKGLVAGVAVGKVQGTLVLDIDELEDMYGEADMPVAAIPSLNKIVLLQLNGVLEPREFPQALKLAWEGIKKIHAMQKKVLAEKYGGGEA; this comes from the coding sequence ATGATGAAGGAGCCTCCCGTGCCGCTAATAGTGGACGGTAAGCGCCACGACGGAAGGGGGCCGGCTGACCTCAGGCCCTTAGAGATGAAGGTCGGCGTGCTATACAACGCAGACGGTTCGGCGTGGCTTAGGATAGGCGGCACCGAAGTGGTGGCAGCGGTCTACGGCCCCAGGGAGCCGCCGATGAGAGGCATGGTCCTTCCCGACAGGGCGGTGATTAGGTGCAGATACCACATGGCTCCCTTCAGCACCGACGAGAGGAAGAACCCGGCTCCGAGCAGAAGGGAGATAGAACTCTCTAAGGTAATAAGGGAAGCACTTGAAGCGACCATACTGACCCATTTGTTCCCCAGAACGATAATCGACGTCTTCATAGAGGTAATAAGGGCTGACGGGGGCACTAGGACTGCCGCGTTGACCGCTGCCTCCCTCGCTCTGGCCGACGCCGGCATACCCATGAAGGGATTAGTTGCGGGGGTCGCTGTGGGAAAGGTTCAAGGGACCTTAGTACTGGACATAGACGAGCTGGAGGACATGTACGGAGAGGCTGACATGCCCGTAGCGGCTATACCGTCTTTGAACAAGATAGTGTTGTTACAGCTAAACGGAGTTTTGGAGCCCCGCGAGTTCCCCCAAGCCCTCAAGCTGGCTTGGGAGGGCATCAAGAAAATTCATGCAATGCAGAAGAAGGTCTTAGCGGAGAAGTACGGCGGGGGTGAGGCCTAA
- the rrp4 gene encoding exosome complex RNA-binding protein Rrp4, protein MNKQSNEVQRKIVMPGDLVVKGNYTINPKSIMYLYKVGDAVYAAVAGMAEITNGTVSLIPFEGTYIPKPGDLVIGVVENFVVTHWQVDINSPYIGILHVSNLLGRPYNPAKDNLKEYLDIGDYIIAKVESFDRTKDPILNVQGKGLGRVVEGKIVEIKPSRVPRVIGKKKSMLNVIKGDTGCEIIVGANGRIWIKCPNKDLEDIVTLAIKLIEREAFATGLTEKVRVLIATEKHERGLL, encoded by the coding sequence GTGAACAAGCAGAGCAATGAGGTACAAAGAAAGATAGTGATGCCCGGGGACTTAGTAGTGAAGGGCAACTATACTATCAACCCAAAGTCAATAATGTACTTGTACAAGGTGGGAGACGCGGTTTACGCGGCAGTGGCGGGGATGGCAGAAATAACGAACGGTACTGTTTCCCTCATCCCGTTTGAGGGAACTTACATTCCTAAGCCGGGAGACTTAGTAATAGGGGTAGTGGAAAACTTCGTAGTGACCCACTGGCAAGTGGACATAAACTCGCCCTACATAGGCATACTTCACGTCAGCAACCTCCTGGGGAGGCCCTACAACCCTGCTAAGGACAATTTGAAAGAATACTTAGATATAGGAGACTATATCATAGCCAAGGTAGAATCATTCGACAGGACTAAAGACCCGATACTGAACGTGCAAGGTAAGGGATTGGGGAGGGTCGTAGAGGGCAAGATAGTAGAAATAAAGCCGTCAAGAGTGCCTAGGGTAATAGGAAAGAAGAAGAGTATGTTGAACGTCATAAAGGGAGACACCGGCTGCGAAATCATAGTGGGCGCCAACGGCAGGATATGGATCAAGTGTCCCAACAAAGACCTCGAGGACATAGTAACGCTGGCAATAAAGCTAATAGAGAGGGAGGCCTTCGCTACCGGCCTAACTGAGAAGGTCAGAGTTCTTATCGCCACCGAAAAGCACGAGAGGGGACTGCTATGA
- the aroE gene encoding shikimate dehydrogenase: MLFAVIGHPIEHSLSPLLHKISFELMKVEAEYVKVDVPPHRLGDFMSSVDMIFNGINVTIPHKVEVLKYVDVADDLVNEVGAANTLKIKDGKIYAFNTDVEGVRGSIKDAVDPKGLKVAVLGAGGAARAAVVALRDEAQVTVFNRTLEKAKRLAEELGVDYAGLNEVDKIKKHDIIINATPVGMDGVSMPIPPDVIESRHVLMDMVYRPLYTPFLKVGLAKGAKTVNGLKMLVIQGMESEKVWLGASPYWRDVYERLLASLA, encoded by the coding sequence ATGCTCTTCGCAGTCATAGGCCACCCCATAGAACACTCGTTGTCACCCTTGCTACACAAGATATCTTTTGAGCTGATGAAGGTAGAAGCCGAATACGTGAAGGTGGACGTACCCCCTCACAGGTTAGGGGATTTCATGTCTTCCGTAGACATGATTTTTAATGGTATAAATGTGACCATTCCTCATAAGGTCGAAGTATTGAAGTACGTAGACGTGGCCGACGACCTCGTAAACGAGGTGGGAGCTGCAAACACCTTGAAGATAAAGGACGGAAAGATATATGCGTTCAATACTGACGTTGAAGGCGTTAGAGGCAGTATAAAGGACGCCGTAGATCCGAAGGGCTTGAAGGTGGCCGTCTTGGGTGCCGGCGGGGCCGCGAGGGCGGCCGTGGTAGCTCTGAGAGACGAGGCCCAAGTGACCGTTTTCAACAGGACGTTGGAGAAGGCCAAGAGGCTCGCGGAAGAGTTGGGCGTCGATTACGCGGGCCTCAACGAGGTCGACAAGATAAAGAAGCACGATATCATAATAAACGCGACTCCTGTCGGCATGGACGGCGTTTCTATGCCTATACCTCCAGACGTGATAGAAAGTAGACACGTGTTAATGGATATGGTCTACAGACCTCTGTACACTCCCTTCCTAAAGGTAGGGCTCGCGAAGGGTGCGAAGACAGTAAACGGCTTGAAGATGTTGGTTATCCAAGGGATGGAGAGCGAAAAGGTGTGGCTGGGAGCCTCCCCTTACTGGAGGGACGTATACGAGCGACTTCTGGCCTCGCTCGCGTAA
- a CDS encoding thiamine-phosphate kinase → MKVEDELLAIVRRRLGAGLLGPGDDVDFIKVGDYRLVFNVDGFSAKGVLLEFMDLRDVGWRGVTACVSDLVAKLVKPKYFLHSVYGSDVEEVREIVEGIVEAAEEYGLAFLGADTNKGEAAVDVFCFGLSDLDPPRLGGARPGDKVVVPEGCWGCINRCLRGEYWEHCKRPKVPLELLERLRGYEKYVHASTDSSDGLVISLYKLAWASGVTIALHEPPPGPLGEEGLYGGEEYLPVFVVDPSASEAVEEAVKGRAIGEVLPGRPEVVYKGRTLDPRGWEWF, encoded by the coding sequence ATGAAGGTTGAGGACGAGCTGCTCGCCATAGTGCGGAGGAGGCTCGGGGCCGGCCTCTTGGGGCCCGGGGACGACGTAGACTTCATCAAGGTTGGCGACTACCGGCTGGTGTTCAACGTCGATGGGTTTTCTGCGAAGGGTGTTTTGTTGGAGTTTATGGACTTGAGGGACGTAGGTTGGAGGGGCGTGACGGCGTGCGTAAGCGACTTGGTGGCGAAGCTGGTCAAGCCAAAGTACTTCCTTCACTCGGTCTACGGGAGCGACGTTGAAGAGGTAAGAGAGATAGTCGAAGGAATAGTAGAGGCTGCAGAGGAGTACGGCCTCGCCTTCCTCGGAGCGGACACGAACAAGGGGGAGGCAGCAGTGGACGTCTTCTGCTTCGGCCTCAGCGACCTCGACCCTCCTAGGCTGGGAGGGGCGAGGCCGGGGGACAAGGTGGTGGTCCCTGAGGGGTGCTGGGGCTGCATAAATAGGTGCTTGAGGGGCGAGTACTGGGAACACTGCAAGAGACCAAAAGTCCCCTTAGAACTCCTTGAACGCTTGAGGGGATACGAGAAGTACGTCCACGCCTCTACGGACTCCAGCGACGGCCTCGTGATTAGCTTATACAAGCTGGCCTGGGCCTCCGGCGTTACGATAGCCCTCCACGAGCCCCCTCCGGGACCCCTAGGCGAGGAGGGCCTCTACGGCGGCGAGGAGTACTTGCCGGTCTTCGTGGTCGACCCGAGCGCGAGCGAAGCCGTCGAGGAGGCGGTCAAGGGTAGGGCAATAGGCGAGGTGCTCCCGGGAAGGCCCGAGGTGGTCTACAAGGGCAGGACCCTCGACCCCCGCGGCTGGGAGTGGTTCTAA
- a CDS encoding valine--tRNA ligase, whose translation MEFKPKLELKRWDFKIEDQVRSWWEKEDWWKFDPNSPKPKFVIDTPPPYPAPLWHIGAAVSYAMHDMIARAMRMMGYEVLYPIGFDRNGLPIELYVEKYLGLTPWKTDREKFLETCRQVLDSWVEKMKETLKRLLIAADIDNPYQTDSPDYRAFTQATFIEAWKKGLVYEAERPNNWCPKCRTTIADAEVEYKEMKGIMAYIKFKVKDSDEELVIATTRPELLCACRAVVVHPDDERYKKYHGKKVIVPIYGHEIPVLPHKMADPNFGTGAMMVCSFGDWRDVQIFRELGLTPVKAIDEEGKMTECAGPIAGLKVKEAKMKIVELLKEQGYLVKVEDIVHKVPVHERCETPIEIIPMKEYYLKQLEFKDVLKKYAEEMKWQPERYKKNLLQWIDSVSTDWPISRRRFYATEIPVWTCKRCGYKYVPPPGRYYRPWKEDPPIDKCPKCGAREWEGEKRVFDTWMDSSVTVLYITKYMRDEEFWKKTFLEGVKLRPQGYDIIRTWLYYSLLRVHQLTGKRAFDLVFINGMGLDPKGKKMSKRYGNVIMPEEILNKYGADATRFWIALEVKPGENYRVIENKIQGAQKFLTKFLNVARYVSSFPYPEGRVELREADKWILAELAELIEKVRKAYAEMDFHTVAEEFYHFVWDKFSSHYIELSKKRARMMDERFDEEDAKAAWWTLHTVLKNLLLILAPISPAISDYLWRRLYSSESVHAQRLPEAPEEWRDEATLEKGRAIMELNSKVWKAKKEVLGKKLSDPVTVEELKSAGVELPELGGFEEDFMALHNVVRG comes from the coding sequence GTGGAGTTCAAGCCGAAGCTAGAACTCAAGAGGTGGGACTTCAAAATAGAGGACCAAGTGAGGTCGTGGTGGGAGAAGGAGGACTGGTGGAAGTTCGACCCTAACTCGCCCAAGCCGAAGTTCGTTATAGACACGCCCCCTCCCTATCCTGCCCCCTTGTGGCACATAGGGGCCGCCGTAAGCTACGCGATGCACGACATGATAGCGAGAGCTATGAGGATGATGGGTTATGAAGTGCTATACCCCATAGGCTTCGATAGGAACGGGTTGCCGATAGAGCTCTACGTCGAAAAGTACTTGGGTTTGACACCCTGGAAGACTGACAGAGAGAAGTTCCTCGAGACGTGTCGCCAAGTCTTAGACTCTTGGGTAGAGAAGATGAAGGAGACTCTGAAGAGACTACTGATAGCTGCTGATATAGATAACCCCTATCAGACGGACTCTCCGGACTATAGGGCGTTCACCCAAGCCACCTTCATAGAGGCGTGGAAGAAGGGCCTCGTGTACGAGGCTGAGAGGCCCAACAACTGGTGCCCCAAGTGTAGGACCACTATCGCGGACGCAGAGGTAGAGTACAAGGAGATGAAAGGTATAATGGCTTACATAAAGTTCAAGGTTAAGGACTCTGACGAGGAGCTCGTGATAGCTACCACGAGACCGGAGCTCCTCTGTGCTTGTAGGGCCGTGGTAGTGCACCCGGACGACGAGAGGTACAAGAAGTATCACGGCAAGAAGGTGATAGTTCCGATATATGGTCACGAGATACCGGTCTTGCCCCACAAGATGGCGGACCCCAACTTCGGCACCGGAGCGATGATGGTCTGTTCCTTCGGCGACTGGCGCGACGTGCAAATATTCAGGGAGCTCGGCTTGACTCCAGTGAAGGCGATAGACGAAGAGGGCAAGATGACAGAGTGTGCCGGCCCGATAGCCGGGCTGAAGGTCAAGGAAGCGAAAATGAAGATAGTCGAACTATTGAAGGAGCAAGGATACCTAGTCAAGGTAGAGGACATAGTTCACAAGGTCCCTGTACATGAGAGGTGCGAGACGCCCATCGAAATAATACCGATGAAGGAATACTACCTCAAGCAGCTAGAGTTCAAAGACGTGTTGAAAAAGTACGCAGAAGAGATGAAGTGGCAGCCGGAGAGGTACAAGAAGAACCTCCTCCAGTGGATAGACTCTGTGAGCACGGACTGGCCGATATCCCGTAGGAGGTTCTACGCCACAGAAATTCCCGTTTGGACTTGTAAGAGGTGCGGCTACAAGTACGTCCCCCCTCCGGGGAGGTATTACCGTCCGTGGAAGGAGGACCCCCCTATAGACAAGTGCCCGAAGTGCGGCGCGAGGGAGTGGGAGGGCGAGAAGAGGGTCTTCGACACTTGGATGGACTCATCGGTGACGGTGCTTTACATAACGAAGTACATGAGGGACGAGGAGTTCTGGAAGAAGACCTTCCTCGAGGGGGTAAAGCTGAGGCCTCAAGGTTACGACATCATAAGGACGTGGCTGTACTACAGCTTGTTAAGGGTTCACCAGCTGACCGGCAAGAGGGCGTTCGATTTAGTCTTCATCAACGGAATGGGGTTAGACCCCAAAGGTAAGAAAATGAGTAAGAGGTACGGGAACGTTATAATGCCGGAAGAGATATTGAACAAGTACGGCGCAGACGCGACGCGCTTCTGGATAGCCTTAGAGGTCAAGCCGGGTGAGAATTACAGGGTGATTGAGAACAAAATACAAGGCGCCCAGAAGTTCTTAACGAAGTTCTTAAACGTAGCAAGGTACGTATCTTCCTTCCCTTACCCGGAGGGTCGCGTGGAATTGAGAGAGGCCGACAAGTGGATCTTGGCTGAACTGGCTGAGCTAATAGAAAAGGTGAGGAAGGCGTACGCCGAGATGGACTTCCACACCGTGGCGGAGGAGTTCTACCACTTCGTGTGGGACAAGTTCTCTTCTCATTATATAGAGCTCAGCAAGAAGAGGGCCAGGATGATGGACGAGAGGTTCGACGAGGAGGACGCTAAGGCCGCCTGGTGGACCTTGCATACTGTGTTGAAGAACTTGTTGTTGATATTGGCACCGATCTCTCCGGCGATAAGCGATTACTTGTGGCGCCGGCTCTACTCCTCAGAGAGCGTTCATGCCCAGCGCTTGCCGGAGGCCCCGGAGGAGTGGCGCGACGAGGCCACGCTCGAGAAGGGCAGAGCTATAATGGAGCTCAACTCCAAGGTATGGAAGGCTAAGAAGGAAGTACTGGGCAAGAAGCTGAGCGACCCCGTGACGGTGGAGGAGCTCAAGTCGGCCGGCGTGGAGCTCCCCGAGCTAGGGGGCTTCGAAGAGGACTTCATGGCCCTCCACAACGTAGTGAGGGGATGA